AGTTTGTAATATTTCAAGATGACACTCTTTTTCTAAAAAAGCGGTATCAATACCTATATAGTTGACTTTCAAAGGATTTTCATCCCTAATTTTTATGTTGAATTTCTCATAAAAATATTACAAAATAAAATGGTGGGACAAAGTGGAGGGGATCCACTCCTCCACCATTTCAATTTTTATGAAAAGTAATGAACAATATTCAGTAAAATCAGTACTGCATATAAAATTAAGCTCAAAAGAAACACTAAGCGCCAAAACATCTTAAAATATCTACCATATAAGATCTCGCCATAATAATATGCTTGAAATACTGCTACGCAAATCCCTAAGAGTAAAACTGAAATAACCATGTAGGGAACAATCGATTGCCCATAACTATCTTTTGACAATTCATTTAGTCCTATGAATAAAAATGGAATTGAAATATCCGGCGCTTTCACCTTAAAACGCTCTGTCAACGAAAACGTTGAGATAATAAAATTACACGCAAATAAGACAATAACTGGAAAAACATACCAAAAAAGCATAATGACTGAAAACGACACCATTTCCTAACAATTCCTTTCGTAACACATTGTGTTAACTATACTTTATTTTCTTTACACTGATGTTTCATTTCGTTTAAAAGTTCGTGCCTAAATAATACCAAATAAAAAGAGCTTTCCTTCCCAAAAACACTCCGACTCTATTATAATAGAATTGAGTAGCTTTATTAAAAAAATGAGGTGGCATTTTGATCAATTATTTAAAAATAGAACAGGGTATGTTGGTTCCTTCTCAAACTGACACAGATGAAACAGTCTGGCTCTCTGTAGAAAAACCAACTGAAGAAGAAATCAACCAATTAGTCACGACCTATAAACTCCCTAAAGATTATATCACAGGTGTACTGGATGATAACGAAAATTCTCGATTTGAAGGGTTGCATCAAAACACTTTAGAACAACCTGCTTTGATGCTACTTCAATATCCTCACGCAACAATCAGTCCTAGTGGGTATACGCAGCTAGATACGTTCCCATTCGCGATTATTTTAACGACAGATGGAAAAGTGATCACAGTTATCAATAATTCAGCTGATTTCTTAAAACAAATCTTTACCCAAGCTGTCCCCGATAGTGACTTACCTATCCAAGAAACTTTGATCCTATATTTATCATGGCAAATATCAACCTGTTACAACCGTTTTTTAAAAGAACTAATCAAACAAACGAATAAACTCGAAGGTGAATTAAAAGTTTCAACCGAAAATAGTCAACTATATCAAATGATGGATATTCAAAAAAGTTTAGTCTATTTTGAGTCTGCCATAAATTCTAATTTAGAGGTTCTAAATATGCTATACAACGCCAGGATCTTTACAGACCCTAGAGCTCACCTACCACGACTCCATGATATTTTGGTAGAAACAAAGCAAGCCGCAACAACTACTAAAATTCAGCTCAAACTTGTTGATAAAGTTAGCGATACCTTCTCAGCAATTGTTTCTAATAACCTGAACAATGTAATGAAAATCTTAACTTCTCTAACGATCGTTCTAACAATCCCTACGATTATTGGCGGGATCTTTGGTATGAATGTAAAATTACCTTTCGCTAATCGAGAAGATGCCTTTTTCTGGATCTTTATCGTTACGACCGCAACCTGTATTTTTGTGATTCGACGGCTAAAAAAACGAAACCTTTTGTAAAATTTCTTGTTGCTGATTTTAACAAAAGGATGTAGAATGGAGAAAGTAAAGAATAAGGATGTGTATAATCAATGAACGATAAAAAGACAAGCACGTTTTCTAAAGTCACTAAAGTCGTTGTTTGGTTGATGCTAATCGCCATTGCCGGCTCAACAATACTGACTGCTATAATGAGTTTAAGATAATCAACTAAATAAACTATGGAGGAGTAAGCTAAGTGTCTAACACCCTTGCTTCTCCCTTTTTTTGACTAATTTTTAGATCAACAAAAAAACTCTTTATCCAGCTACTTCTCTTAGTATGCTTCAATAAAGAGTTTTTTATTTTCGCTAGCCTCTACGTTCGTTTCCAGCCATATTCAATAATTCTTTTGCATGTTCGACCGTCAACTTAGTAATCTCACTACCTGATAGCATACGGGCAATTTCTGCTACTCGTTCGTCTTCTTTCAGTCTTCTAACTTTCGTTTCTGTTCGCTCACCAATAATTTCTTTTTCGATAAAATATTGATAATCTGCCACAGCTGCTACTTGAGGGAGATGCGTGATACATAGCACTTGTGAATCTTCAGAAATCTGATAGATTTTATCTGCGATTGCTTGTGCAACTCGCCCACTGACCCCAGTATCCACTTCATCAAAAACAATACTAGTAATTCCTTGTGATTTAGAAAAAATTGTTTTCAATGCCAACATCACACGTGATAGTTCTCCACCCGAAGCTACTCTTACAAGAGGTTTTAACGGTTCTCCTGGATTCGTTGTGATATAAAATTCAACTTGCTCCAGGCCTTCTTCTGTGAACTGTTCCTCTGGTAATTCTGTAAAACGGATATCAAATTCCGTCCGCTCCATATACAATTCTTTTAATTCTTTTAAGATGTTTTTTTCCAGTTTTTTAGCAATTTTTTTTCTGATTTCTCGTAATTGCAACCCTTTTTCAATGACTTGATTTTTCTTTTCGACTAATAGCGTTTCTAACTCACCAGTTCGACCTTCCAAAAAATCAGCATCAGCTAATTCTTGTGTGATTTCCTGATAGTAATCAAGAATAGATTCAATCGATTCGCCATACTTTCTTTTCATCTGCCGAATAAGTTCCAGTCTAGTTTCCACTTCGTTCAATCGGTTTTCATCTAATTCTAAACTATCGATGTGTCGAGATAAATCGCCACTAGCTTCTTGTAACAGATAATAACTATTTTGAACGGCTTCCGATATCGCTTTATATTCTGGATCAAGCATCTCGATCGATAGTAATTCATTCATCGCATAACCAATCTTGTCTAAACTGCTGTCGCCATCCCCATTGACTGCTTCATAGCTCGCAGCTAAAGCATCCGCAATTTTTTGGAAATTCCCTAGCTTATTTCGTTCTTCGATCAATTGCTCTTCTTCACCTAAAACAAGTTCAGCTGTAGCAATCTCATCACTTTGAAACTGCAACATATCCATTCGTTGCGCAAATTCTTTTTCATTTTTCTGTCTATTTCTAACCTTTTTTTCAATCAAGCGATATTCTGAGTAAATCCCTTCATACTGCTCTTTTATCTTAAATAGCTCTTTGCCACCAAAATCATCCAACATCCCTAAGTGTTTCTCACTCTGCATCAATTCTTGATGTTCGTTCTGACCGTGGATATCTACTAAAAATTCACCGATTTTTCGTAAATTTGCGATATTGATGATTCTGCCATTAACTCGACAGACATTCTTACCTGAGGTTGAGATATCTCGCTGAATCACAATTGATTCTTCATCTGTCTCAATCCCTAATTCTTCCAGAATATTAACTAATTCTTGATTTTTCGGCATTGTGAAAAGACCTTCCAAAGTACATTTAGAAGCGCCTTGACGAATGTAATCACTCGATCCTCGACCACCCGTCAATAATCCCATCGCATCAATAATAATTGATTTCCCAGCACCGGTTTCTCCAGTTAGAACAGTCATTCCCATCTGAAATTCTAATTGTAAAGAAGATATGATCGCAAAATTATTAACAGAAAGTTCTTGCAGCATCCTTATTCACCTCGATTTTATAAATAGCGGAAAAATTCATTTTTTAAAAATTCAGCATCTTTTTCAGTGCGAGCAATGATCAATACACTATCATCGTCATTGAGTGCTGCAAAGACGATCTCTTTATAGTGCTTCTCTATTAAATTCGATGCTGCCGCAGCGTTCCCTGGTATAGTACGCAAAATAACTTGCTTTTCCATTTGATCAACCGAAACAAAAGCATCTTTCATTAGCTTTTCTAATTTTACAGACGTATCTTCCTTTGTTTCTGCCGGAATACTATAACGATAGCCACCATCTATGGACGGTACTTTAATCAGTTTCATCTCTTTGATATCTCGAGAAATCGTTGCTTGTGTCACTTCTATTCCTTTTTCTTGCAGGTAAGTAACAAAGTCTTCTTGTTTCTGGATATTTTTATCAGCTAATAAACGAGTAATCAGACGATGCCGATCTTTTTTCCTCATAATAGTTTCTCCTTCTTTTACCGATCCATTTTGCAACTCTTAGTCTTTCAGCACTAGAGTTTTAAGGTAGTGTCAGCTTTTCTACACCCATACGTCGTCATGAAAAAAAACACTTTTATCGATTCATTTCCATTTTATCATAGCGTATTTTTATTCATTTTGGAAGTATAAAAAATAAGACTGAAATAAAACGCTGGGCGCTTTCTCTCAATCTTACTGATTACGTCTTTTATTGACTGATATATCTTATAAATTAGCTTTTCAATTTCTTGTGAGCCGCTTCAACAACTGTGTTGATCTCTGTTGTAAGATCTTGAATTTCTGAGCCATCTCGTGAAGTTAAATAAGCTAAAAATTCGATATTTCCTTCTCCACCAGTAATAGGTGAATAATCCAATCCGCTGACTGAATACCCATGTCCTTGTGCAAAAGACAGAATATCCTTTAAAACAAATTTATGGGTCTCAGGTTCACGAACGATCCCTTTTTTGCCGACTAACTCTTTACCTGCTTCAAATTGGGGTTTAATCAAAGCGACTACTTTACCACCAGTTTTTAAAATTTCATGCAACGGGGGTAAAATCAATTTCAAAGAAATAAATGAGACATCGATCGTTGCAATATCTGGAATACCTTCTTGAAAATCCTCTGGCTTACTGTATCTAAAATTCGTCCGTTCCATCACAACTACTCGTTCATCTTGACGAATCTTCCACGCTAATTGATTGTAACCAACATCTAGCGCATAGCTCAAGCGAGCGCCATTTTGTAGAGCAACATCTGTAAATCCTCCAGTAGATGCTCCAATATCCAGCATGGTTTTATCCGTTACATCAATTTCAAAAACTTCCAGAGCTTTCTCCAACTTCAAACCACCGCGAGAAACATAGGCTAGTGTCTGCCCTTTTACATGCAAAGGCGTCTCAAGCAAAATTTTTTCTCCTGGCTTGTCCAATCGTTCATTTTTATCGTTGTAAACTAGTCCAGCCATCACTGCACGTTTGGCTTTTTCTCTTGTTTCAAATAATCCTTGGGTAAACGCTAAAATATCTACGCGCTCTTTTTTCATAAGTGCCTTCTTTCTATCCTAACTGCAATTGTTCTAATAATTCTAGTAATAATTCCAAATGAAATTCCGAGCTTGTCTGTTTTATTGTTTCTAGGGTACTGCGCCCTTTTTCTAATTGTTCGTCCAGTGCTTGTTTTGCGCCGTCTAATCCAAGTAAACTTGGATAAGTGCTCTTGTTTAAAACTTCATCTCGACCAACTTGCTTCCCTAATTCTTCTTCTGAACTAGTTGCATCCAGCAAATCGTCTTTGATTTGAAAAGCTAAACCTAAATGCTGCGCAAATCTACCCAATAAGTCAACGACTTCTTTTGGTTGTTCTGCTAAAATCCCACCAGCTAAAAGCGCAAACTCAATCAAGGCTCCCGTCTTCTTTTCATGGACATCCGCCAACTCATTTAAGGATAATGAGCGCTCTTCTCCCTGTAAATCTCCTGCCTGTCCTGCAACCATTCCTTGGGTACCTGCCGCTTTACTCAGCAACTGAATCAACAAAACTTTTTGGTTCGACTCAATTTGACTAATAGCGATTAATTGAAAAGCGGCGGTAAGTAACCCATCGCCAGCTAAAATCGCATGTGCTTCACCAAATACTTTATGATTGGTTGCTTTACCACGACGTAGGTCGTCATCATCCATTGCTGGCAGATCATCATGAATCAACGAATATGTGTGTATCATTTCTAAAGCTGCAGCGACTTGGTAATCATGAATCTGTACTTTTTTATTAAAGGAACGAATCACAGCTAATACTAAAAGTGGACGAAATCGTTTGCCTCCCGCATGAATGGAGTATAACATCGCCGTTTTTAAGTGGTCATTTGCAGTATATTCATTGATAAAATTTTCCATTTCTTTTTCAATAAGCGGCAAACTCTGCTTACGAAAATCATTGAAAGCTTCCATCAATTTTCCTCACTTTCTTCAAAAGCGACTTCTTGATTATTTTCTGTCATGACTTTTGTCAGTGTCTTTTCAGCTTTTTCTAACGTATCTTGACACTGCTTGCTTAAAACCATCCCTTCTTGAAAAGCGGCTAAGGCTTCTTCTAAGGGGACATCTCCACGCTCTAAACGCTGAACTATTTCCTCTAACTCAGTTAATGATTCTTCAAATGTTTTTTCGACTGCTTTTTCTTTGGCCATCTTTTTACTCCTCTTCAGCAGGTGATATTTTGTCGATCACCGTATCTACTACACCATCTACATAATGGATTTGAATTTTGTCTTTAGATTTCAGTTCGTTGACTGATTTGATTACTTGTTGCTCTTTCGTGGTATAACTATACCCACGACCCATAATTTTTAAAGGGCTCAACAAATCTAATTGTTGAACAGCAGAAGTAAATCGTTTTTCTTTATCTTTCATATATTGTTCCATTCGATCATGAAGAGATTTGTTCAAAAACTTCAGTTGTTGCTGCCCTTCTCTGATTTGACCTTGCGGGGTTTGTTGTCTAAATTGCGCGATGATCTCTTGGGCGGACCGTTGTTTGTGGTGATAAACAGTTTCCATAGATTGTATCAAACGCTGCGTAATTCGATCTAATTTAATTGTTTGCCCCTCATATAGGCGATTTGGCTGTTTAAATACATAAGAATTTTTCAAACGTTGATAACGGTCATTTTTTTGTTGTAGTTGATAGAGAAAGCTTTGCTCTAAACGCGTTTGCCGTTCTTGAATCTTTAAAAGCTCTTCATTCAATACAGGGACGGCTAATTCAGCTGCTGCGGTCGGTGTCGCCGCTCTGACATCGGCAACCATATCAGCAATCGTCACATCCGTCTCATGTCCAACTGAAGAAATCACTGGCGTTTTCGCTTCATAAATTGCTCTAGCAACTCGTTCTTCATTAAATGGCCACAAATCTTCGATCGAGCCGCCACCGCGACCAATGATCATTGTATCGAATGTCCCCAATTCTTCAATACGCTGAATATTGCGGACAATGTCATCAGCTGCCTGATCTCCTTGTACTAACGTTGGAAATAGCACTAGTTGCGCGATAGGGTATCTTCGTTTTACAGTTGTAATGATATCGCGGATAACCGCCCCGCTAGGGCTGGTAACAACTGCAATCCGTTTCGGATATCTCGGTAATATTTTTTTAGGGCCTTCAAATAACCCTTCTTTCCCTAGTTTTTCACGTAACTCCGCCAATGCTTGGTATAACGCACCAACGCCATCAGGTTCCATGTGTTCTACATAAATTTGGTAAGAACCTCCGCTTTCGTATAACGACACCCGCCCAACCAACAGTACTTTCATACCTTCTTTTGGTTGAAATTTAAGCTTTTGGAAAGCCGATTTAAACATGATTGCCGAAATCTTTGCGCCATCATCTTTTAAACTAAAATACTGATGAGCGTTCGGACGTAGACGAAAATTAGAAATTTCTCCCGTCAAATAAACCCGTTCCAAGTATGGATCAGCATCAAATTTGCGTTTTAAATATTTGGTTAAGGCAGTAACTGTTAAATATTGCTGCTCCATCTTCTCACCTTACTTTTGTTTTTTAGCGGCCTCTACTGTTTGGTACATCAACATCGTGATCGTCATTGGGCCAACGCCTTTGGGTACCGGCGTGATAAAACTTGCAATAGGTGACACTTCATCAAATTTCACATCACCGATCAACTTGCCATTCTCATCTCGATTCATGCCAACGTCGATCACAACTGCACCTGGTTTAACAAATTCTTTTGTCACAAAGTGGCCACGGCCAATTGCAACAACTAAAATATCTGCTTCTCTAGCAACCGCTGGTAGATCTACAGTTCTTGAGTGAGCAATCGTAACTGTCGCATTTTTCATCATTAAAAGCTGTGCCATTGGTTTTCCAACTATATTACTTCGACCGATCACAACGGCACGTTTGCCTTCTAGATCGATATCATACGCTTCAAACATTTTCATAATACCATACGGAGTACATGGGATCATCGTCGGCTCACCAATGAATAATTGTCCCATGTTCATTGGGTGAAAACCATCAACATCTTTTTTAGGATCAACAGCCAATAATACTTTTTCTTCATCAATGTGTTTTGGCAACGGTAATTGAACTAGTATTCCGTGGTAGTCTGGATCTTGATTATATTGTTCGATCACAGCTAAAAGATCTGCTTCTGAAATCGTTTCAGGCAGACGTTCTATTTTCGAGCGAATACCAATCTTAGCCGCAGCTAAATCTTTGTTTTTTACATATGTTTGACTTGCTGGATTTTCACCCACTAATAAAACAACTAAACCAGGACGGATACCTTTTTTTTCAAGTTCTTGCACTTCTTCTTTGATTTGCGCCTGCATTTTATCTGCTAGTTCGCGGCCATTGATTAACTCTCCCATTAAGATCACTCCTCATTTTTTGTTTGTATTCTTTTATTTTAGCATAATTCAGCTAGTCTTAACACTCTATAATCCTTATCTCCTTGAATTGTATAGCAATAAAACTTCTCTCCCTTTGGTCGCCAAGTATTGTTCATCATCTACTCTGGCTGAGCCAGTCGTAGTCCTTCAATTCTTAGAGCTTTTGCTCTTAGAAATTGATGAGATCGAAGCGCAGCGTAGGGATTCACTAGTAAGGTTACTTCTCTCCCTTCGGTCGCCAAGTATTGTTCATCATCTACTCTGGCTGAGCCAGTCGTAGTCCTTCAATTCTTAGAGCTTTAGCTCTTAGAATTTGATGAGATCGAAGCGCGGCGTAGTGATTCACTAGTAAGGTTACTTCTCTCCCTTTGGTCGCCAAGTATTGTTCATCATCTACTCTGGCTGAGCCAGTCGTAGTCCTTCAATTCTTAGAGCTTTAGCTCTTAGAAATTGATGAGATCGAAGCGCAGCGTAGGGATTCACTAGTAAGGTTACTTCTCTCCCTTCGGTCGCCAAGTATTGTTCATCATCTACTCTGGCTGAGCCAGTCGTAGTGATTCACAACAAAAAAGATTCAAAGTATTTCTACTTTGAATCAATATCTTTCATTACATTGGCTAAAACACCATTTACGAATTTTCTTGAACGGTCATCACTATACTTTTTAGCTAATTCAATTGCTTCATCTAAAGCAACTGTATTAGGTACATCACCAACATATAGCATTTCAAAAATAGCCATACGTAAAATGATCAGATCCATCTTAGCAATACGCGAAATCGACCAGTTGTTTCCTAAATGTTTTTTGATGATCTCGTCAAGTTCTGCTTTTCGATCACAAACGCCGCCTACCAATAAATCTAAGTAAGTTGGGACAAACTCTTCCCCATCTTCACTAATGATTTCTTGGTTATCTAACTCCAACGCATAAGAAATCGCATCTTGTTTGGTTAAGTCAACATTAAAGTCTAAAGGAAATAACGCTTGAAGCGCTTTTTCACGAATCTCGTGACGAGTGAAACTTGGCTTACTCATTTTCTCCCTCATCTTCCGGGAATAATTCATCAAAATCTGGTTCAGGTAGTTTCTCTGGAACTACTGCCACTACATGAATATTTACTTCCACTAAATCGATGTCTGTCATAAACAGCACTTGCTGTTTCACTCGATCTTGCATTTCTAAAGCTACCTTAGGTACTGAGATGCCATAGTTTAAGTAACAGTAAATATCAACTTTTAAGCCTTCTTCTTCCGCTCTTAAATAAACGCCTTTACCGTGAGCAGCACGGCCTAGAAACTCTGTTACATTATTAGCAAATGTTCCACGCATACCATATACGCCATCGACTTTAGATGCTGCAATACCAATAATGACTTCAATTACCTCCGGCGCAATAACGATTTCGCCTAAAGAATCTTTTGTATTGATCACTAGGTTTTTTTCTTCAGTCATTTTAATCCTCCTTATAATAAAAGCAATGCGGGCTTGTCCTGTTTTTTTTCCGAGAACGAGCCTGCAAAGTTAGATAGAACAAACGTTAGCGCAGGAAACTTTCCCGTGTCTGTCAAAACTTTTACTGATTTACCTATCTACGTTTACATTCTCTCTTAGTTTATCATTAATTAGCTTGTTTCGCTACCAAAAAAACTATGAGAAAATGGGGCGAAAATGGTTTATCTGTAGAAAATAGTTCTCATCTAAAGCATTTATCATTTTTTACAATATTATTAATTCTTTAGGTGAGTGTGTTAGGACGCGATTTCCTTCTTTCGTAATCAATAGATCATCCTCGATTCTGACACCGCCAAGACCTGCTAAATAGATACCAGGTTCATCAGTGATTACATTCCCAGGTACAAATTGTTTATCTGCTCTAAAGGAAACATTTGGCCCTTCGTGGATTTCTAAACCGATTCCATGACCTGTACTATGGCCAAACGCTTCACCATATCCATAAGAAGCAATGTGATCACGAGCAATCGTATCAAGCTGAATCCCAGTTAGTCCTGGTTTAGCTTCGTCCAACACTTTTAATTGTGCTTCTAAAACGATTTGATAAATGTCTTTTAATTTGCTGTTCGGTTCGCCGATTGCAAAAGTTCTAGTCATATCTGAAACATATCCTTGATAATAACAACCGAAATCCAACGTGATCAAATCACCTTTTTCGATGATTTTTTCACTTGCCACACCATGAGGCATCGCGGAGCGAACACCACTTGCAACGATTGTTTCAAAAGATACACCAGAAGCTCCTAAAGATCGCATATAAAAATCTAATTGGTTCGCAATCTCAATTTCTGTCATGCCCGGTTTGATAACTGTTAAAATGTGCTTAAAACCAAGATCTGCAATGCTGCAGGCTTTTTCGATAATAGCAATTTCTTCTTCATCTTTAACTTCACGCAGCTCTTCGATCAAACCTGCTACTGGAATTAAGTCACATGGCGTGATTTCTTCTAGTAAGCTATATTCTGCAAAACTAACAAAGGTTTCTTCAAATGCCATATTTTCTAATTGTTCTTTTTCTGCAATCGCTACTACTTCATCATAAATTGGACCAGTATTTTGAACAATCTCAAAGCCTTGTGCTTGCTCTGCTGCTTGTTCTGTATACCGAAAATCTGTTACAAAAAAAGCTTTATCTAAAGTAATCACAGCGAGCCCAGTTGTACCAGTAAAATTTGTTAAATAGCGTAAATTGTACGGACTTGTGATCAAAAATCCCGAAAGATCATTTTTTCGCATTAATTCTCTTAATTTATTAACTCTTACCATCATTTTTTTCATCCTTCTTTCCAAAATAGGTTCGTCCCTATTATAACAAATAATGATTTCGAAAAACACCGAAGACCTGCAACCTCTAAATTATTCTAAAGTTTCTATGATACAAGCCTGATTTTACCTTTTTTTAATTTCTTTCCGTTATAGTTATAGCTGAAAGTGAGGTTACCAATGAAAAAACGCTACTTTTTTTATTTATTTTTATTAGCCATGATCGGCATGATTCTCTATGCTTTTTTTATAGAACCGAAAAGAATTGTCACCCATAACTACACTATAGGAAACAACGATGGACAAAAGCCGATTAAAATCGTTCAACTTTCTGATATTCATATTCAGGAAAAATATCCTGTTTCACATTTAGAAAAAATCGTAACAAAAGTCAATAACGAAAAACCAGATATTATTTTGTTTACTGGCGATTTATTTGATAATTATGCCGAATATGGCCCAACAGAAGAGGTCATTACTGCATTAGGTCGACTAACTGCTCCTTTAGGAAAATATGCCGTTTGGGGCAATCATGATTATGGCGGTGGCGCTGCTCGGATTTATCCTGAGATTTTAGCAGCAGCGGATTTTCAATTACTTGAAAATTCTGGCGTAAATGTGCCAGTTTCGAACGAAAAATCAATCTACATTGGCGGTTTAGATGATTCAATGTTAGGAAATTCTTTGATTGATGATACCTTAGCCGCTCGTCAAAGTGACTATACTATTTTACTAAGCCACGAACCTGACAAAGCAGATGAAGTACTCGATCACGATATTCAGTTAATTTTATCTGGTCATAGTCATGGTGGGCAAGTGAGATTACCTTTTTTTGCGATCAAAAATGTCATGGCTGAAAAATATTTTGAAGGCTTTTATACTTTAGCGAATGACACAACTTTGTACGTTAATACAGGTTTAGGCACAACAAAAATCCCAGTTCGTTTCAGAGTTCCACCAGAAATTGCTGTATTTGACCTTTATGTTTAGATTTTCTTTACAAACAAACGAGGTTGGGACAGAAGGGATTGCTTCTGCTACCATCGTTTATTTGGATTCCACGTGAGCGGGACATGACTCTTTAAGTTATGTCCCGCTCACGTTTGTTTGTAAACTTATCCTATTACCTTAACACGACCGCCGATTTTTTCAGCGAATTTTTCTGCATAGTTTTTAGTTTGAAAGATTCGAACACACGTTTTATCTCTTGTACGTTGTCCGTCTTTACCAATATACCCATGTAACACTTTTACAGCGTACATCGTCATTCCCCCTTCCTATAAACTTTCAGAATTTGTCTCCGTCTGTTGCTATAATTAACTATAACCAAAAGAACTTAACTGAAACATAAAAATCTTCGAATAAATAATGAATACTTATTAAGAAAAAACGAAGAACAATTACATTTGATTAAGAATATTTAGTACACTAGAAAAAATAAAAAGAGCAGAGATCGATCATTATCCCAGCTCCTTATATCCTATTGTATTAAATTTTCCTCTATACTAAACAATGATATCTTTCGTCTTTTTATCCATATGTATCCTAGCTGTCCAAGTTTCAAATGTAACCAGTACAGGTTCTGAGTGATTTAATTCTTTTTGGTAGCTTGACAATTTAGGTTCGATTGCTTCTACTGACTCAACTTGTTCAATGGTCAACTTCCCTTTTAAAAGCAGACTTTCATGTTTAATTTCCTCATAACAGCAAACAGATCCATTCGGGTTATTTTGGATATTTTTAACAGTCTCACCATTACCGTCCAAATAAAACTGCAACTTTAACAACCCTTCTCTC
This sequence is a window from Enterococcus sp. 7F3_DIV0205. Protein-coding genes within it:
- the xseA gene encoding exodeoxyribonuclease VII large subunit, translated to MEQQYLTVTALTKYLKRKFDADPYLERVYLTGEISNFRLRPNAHQYFSLKDDGAKISAIMFKSAFQKLKFQPKEGMKVLLVGRVSLYESGGSYQIYVEHMEPDGVGALYQALAELREKLGKEGLFEGPKKILPRYPKRIAVVTSPSGAVIRDIITTVKRRYPIAQLVLFPTLVQGDQAADDIVRNIQRIEELGTFDTMIIGRGGGSIEDLWPFNEERVARAIYEAKTPVISSVGHETDVTIADMVADVRAATPTAAAELAVPVLNEELLKIQERQTRLEQSFLYQLQQKNDRYQRLKNSYVFKQPNRLYEGQTIKLDRITQRLIQSMETVYHHKQRSAQEIIAQFRQQTPQGQIREGQQQLKFLNKSLHDRMEQYMKDKEKRFTSAVQQLDLLSPLKIMGRGYSYTTKEQQVIKSVNELKSKDKIQIHYVDGVVDTVIDKISPAEEE
- a CDS encoding polyprenyl synthetase family protein produces the protein MEAFNDFRKQSLPLIEKEMENFINEYTANDHLKTAMLYSIHAGGKRFRPLLVLAVIRSFNKKVQIHDYQVAAALEMIHTYSLIHDDLPAMDDDDLRRGKATNHKVFGEAHAILAGDGLLTAAFQLIAISQIESNQKVLLIQLLSKAAGTQGMVAGQAGDLQGEERSLSLNELADVHEKKTGALIEFALLAGGILAEQPKEVVDLLGRFAQHLGLAFQIKDDLLDATSSEEELGKQVGRDEVLNKSTYPSLLGLDGAKQALDEQLEKGRSTLETIKQTSSEFHLELLLELLEQLQLG
- a CDS encoding exodeoxyribonuclease VII small subunit → MAKEKAVEKTFEESLTELEEIVQRLERGDVPLEEALAAFQEGMVLSKQCQDTLEKAEKTLTKVMTENNQEVAFEESEEN
- a CDS encoding DUF4044 domain-containing protein, encoding MNDKKTSTFSKVTKVVVWLMLIAIAGSTILTAIMSLR
- a CDS encoding arginine repressor — translated: MRKKDRHRLITRLLADKNIQKQEDFVTYLQEKGIEVTQATISRDIKEMKLIKVPSIDGGYRYSIPAETKEDTSVKLEKLMKDAFVSVDQMEKQVILRTIPGNAAAASNLIEKHYKEIVFAALNDDDSVLIIARTEKDAEFLKNEFFRYL
- a CDS encoding TlyA family RNA methyltransferase, producing MKKERVDILAFTQGLFETREKAKRAVMAGLVYNDKNERLDKPGEKILLETPLHVKGQTLAYVSRGGLKLEKALEVFEIDVTDKTMLDIGASTGGFTDVALQNGARLSYALDVGYNQLAWKIRQDERVVVMERTNFRYSKPEDFQEGIPDIATIDVSFISLKLILPPLHEILKTGGKVVALIKPQFEAGKELVGKKGIVREPETHKFVLKDILSFAQGHGYSVSGLDYSPITGGEGNIEFLAYLTSRDGSEIQDLTTEINTVVEAAHKKLKS
- the recN gene encoding DNA repair protein RecN, producing MLQELSVNNFAIISSLQLEFQMGMTVLTGETGAGKSIIIDAMGLLTGGRGSSDYIRQGASKCTLEGLFTMPKNQELVNILEELGIETDEESIVIQRDISTSGKNVCRVNGRIINIANLRKIGEFLVDIHGQNEHQELMQSEKHLGMLDDFGGKELFKIKEQYEGIYSEYRLIEKKVRNRQKNEKEFAQRMDMLQFQSDEIATAELVLGEEEQLIEERNKLGNFQKIADALAASYEAVNGDGDSSLDKIGYAMNELLSIEMLDPEYKAISEAVQNSYYLLQEASGDLSRHIDSLELDENRLNEVETRLELIRQMKRKYGESIESILDYYQEITQELADADFLEGRTGELETLLVEKKNQVIEKGLQLREIRKKIAKKLEKNILKELKELYMERTEFDIRFTELPEEQFTEEGLEQVEFYITTNPGEPLKPLVRVASGGELSRVMLALKTIFSKSQGITSIVFDEVDTGVSGRVAQAIADKIYQISEDSQVLCITHLPQVAAVADYQYFIEKEIIGERTETKVRRLKEDERVAEIARMLSGSEITKLTVEHAKELLNMAGNERRG
- a CDS encoding magnesium transporter CorA family protein, translating into MINYLKIEQGMLVPSQTDTDETVWLSVEKPTEEEINQLVTTYKLPKDYITGVLDDNENSRFEGLHQNTLEQPALMLLQYPHATISPSGYTQLDTFPFAIILTTDGKVITVINNSADFLKQIFTQAVPDSDLPIQETLILYLSWQISTCYNRFLKELIKQTNKLEGELKVSTENSQLYQMMDIQKSLVYFESAINSNLEVLNMLYNARIFTDPRAHLPRLHDILVETKQAATTTKIQLKLVDKVSDTFSAIVSNNLNNVMKILTSLTIVLTIPTIIGGIFGMNVKLPFANREDAFFWIFIVTTATCIFVIRRLKKRNLL
- a CDS encoding DUF3397 domain-containing protein; the encoded protein is MVSFSVIMLFWYVFPVIVLFACNFIISTFSLTERFKVKAPDISIPFLFIGLNELSKDSYGQSIVPYMVISVLLLGICVAVFQAYYYGEILYGRYFKMFWRLVFLLSLILYAVLILLNIVHYFS